ttcattatgtaggaccgtgagcgagttggaacaagcagcaggcaaaaacaaaaatttacgcacACGGCAGGatcgagaagttttgcttgtgtagctcagGCCGCGATACTATGgatttattaattctatcaaGTATTAAtgactttttactattaaataatatttactactatattgtaggaagcctcatctggtcaaaaagttggacgccttcagctttttgacatcaCGCACAGGAAAAAAGATGGAACTCCGATGACATCTGatgctgcagaaattatggtatatttacttaataaaatttgattcattataaatatttataatatttaattataatgttttaatttgtcgtttttattagtttaatttaaataatgttatgttgtattcctttttattgtatatttcgtttctaactctttaactgatttattaggagaaactaaaagataagaaggcagagtatgaagcgactgcttcgactgatagttctgttaattttgaggatattgataacagaattattaatgaagttttgggtcctgaaaggtatggtcgggttagatttcaaggatctggtgttaacccgacccaatattttggatccgcctcgcaccaatacatgccttccgagagtcaaagtcaagctgaagttcagaggctaAAAGATCAAATAGTTCAGATACAAGCTAGCACAGATGAGCAAATTTCTCAACTTAGAGCGGAGACAGCAGCGCGGGAGGCGGAGGCAGCAGTGAGGGAGGCGGAGCAGAATAGAAAATACAAtgaactccagctacagcttcagtcTATAATGACTATGTTCCAGCAATTTCAAAATCCCccatcttagacatttgttttcttgtaacttttaacattattgtaagaatattttgaatattcatttacaatttatataatatattttttgtataattttgtattatttaaatttacaggttttggttggatttcatggtatatttgctgtttttggttgaatttcttACAGGAGGGTTGGATATAGGTGCAAAAATACATACTGCAAAACTGggcaaattagcggcgtttttcaaaagcGCTACTAAAAGtgctggtctttagcggcgtttttttaaaaagcaCCACTAAAAatcctggtctttagcggcgcttttataaaaatgccgctaaatgtctggtctttagtggcgttttttaagaaagcgccgctaattttACCGGCGTTACATATAGCGACGTTTTTTGCGGTGCTTGAGAAAGCGCCACTAaagtttttagcggcgcttaaaaacgcagctaaaggcaaaaaaaacgccactaaaagtctattttcctgtagtgtgtTCTCATTCTGACTGACTGGTCCAATCTAGtttaaataacatgaaattttggaatttttgtttaaattattaaaatcatatttatttttaaaattttaaagagtttatttttttatttttaaaaaaaattaaaactttcatttttatgttcttatttcaaagaaaaaaaattaatttttaaaaattttaaaatcttataagtacttttaaagggtaattactaaattgacacaaaaaatataaatgttgagggttaaaaaagttattttacatTTGACAGTGTTAACTTTAACGGCAGAATtaaacaaaatgaccaaaatttttaaataaaacactATAGAGACTAAATATCTCAAGactaaagtataaagactaaaatttaaaattttaaaaataacatatttaaacttttaaaggaatcagttattaatatatattttatttcctcctaatttttaacatttttagttggatttaaatttttcttaaagaaaaagttaaaaattaagagaaaaaaatctaaattataaTTCTCCTATtgaaaagatataaaaattaagTTGAATCACAGTTTTCATACCATCCATTTTCATTACTACAAGACTTTTCAATTACATTCACCAAACATATATTACACTGagttatttttaatcatattgcACTTGATATTTAACTTTGTAGTAAGTTATCATACAATCAATGCCATCGCATCACACTAGTCATTCTTCTTTTGAAGCAGGCTATCAGACATTTATTCCCATCGCTTGGAGATCCTAGTCATTAGTCCATACTCGGTGTGCAGGACAATCGATACGGCTGGAACAACCGGAGTTTCTTCCACTACATGAATACGATAATTGTAAATCAGAGTAGATGCCACGGCTTTGATCTGAATAAATGATGTTTCCTTCCCCAAACATATCCTTGGCCCTGCACCGAAAGATAAGAACTTGTATGATGGCTCATGTTTGATCTCTCCTCTCTCATTAATCCATCTCTCAGGCTTGAATTCATAGCAATCTTCTCTCCAGATTGACTTCATTCTTCCCATTGAATACACACTAAACAAGACTTTTGTCTTTGGATGAACTGGATGCCCGCTTGGAAGCATGTCTGGTTTGACAGGTTCCTTGTGATTTAAAGGGGCTGGTGGATACAACCTTAATGCCTCACACAATGCTCCGTGGAGATAAACCAAATTCTTTACCTCATCGACATTGAATAGCCGCCTCCTTTTGGTTTCACCTATTGGTATTTTTGATTCAAGTTCTTCTATGATCTTGTTTTCCACTATTGGATGCTTGGAAACCAGCCAAGCGAACCAAGTAAGAGCAGTGCTCGTCGTGTCCGTCGTAGCAGTTATCATATTCAGAGCGTTGTCTCTCAAGAACTTATCATCACATTTCAAACCTGTTGATTCCTTTTCAGTTATGTATGATGTTAAGAGATCCACATCATCTACTGATACCAACTCCTGGATCAGCTTGTTcgcttcttttcttttctgacatATATATTCAGCTAATATATCATCAAGAACTTTCCATGCCTTCTTGTATTTCCCTTCTTGTCCTACGTTCAACCACTTCTGCAACTTAGTAAAGCTTCGTGGTCGAACATGCCGATAAAGTATTGCTTGCCCGAAATCATTCATGGCTTTGGAGAAAAGAACTTGAGGGAGTTCGAGGGAGAGGCAACTAGGATCATAGCCGGTAACCAAGAGGCATGTAGAATCAAACGTGAAACTTCGGAAAATGTCTTCTAAGTTGATGACCAAGCCATGTTTAGCAGCATGGTCGATGATGGGCATCAGCCCCATTTCCACCTTGTCTTAGATAGTCCTCAACAAGAATTGGTGGAAAAGGTGATGTCTCATGAATCCTTGAGCTGCTATCCGCTGGTTTTTCCACAAATCCATATCGGAGTTGAAAATCCCGTCTCCTAAGATATCGAACATCTGCTTGTATTCAGGCCCTTTGGGGAAGTTGTCAAAGTTGGAACTCATAACGTAGCGAGCATTGGCGGGGTCACACGTCGCCACCAAGTTCATCTTAGCAAACCAAGGGCCTTCCAAAACAAAAGTGCCCTTGCAGCTTTCTAGTGTCTCAGTACACCAGTCGTGGAGCCGATGAACGTTGAGGAGAAGCTCAACAATGCCAGGAGAACTCTTTGGACACCCATTTTTATTTCTCATCAACTGGTATAGAAACAGAAAGGAAATGAGAGCCAAGAAGAAAACTTGAAGAAAACTCTGTAATGCCATGAAATTGATATAACCAAGTTTAGGCAAATTCCTTGTTCTTCTTAATTCAATTTATGAAGTGAATTTTTCCAACATTAACTATCTTGTGTAGATATGTAAGGTGGGAGTTCGACTTTtcgtttgtttttgttttaaataaactTCTAACGAATTTTAAATAGCTTTAAAATTTATAGCATAATTAGGTTGCAATTACACTTTTAAATTCTTAGAAAGAGGATAAgcattgaaattataaaaattatatgacTTTCAAATACTTTGTAAtggtttaactttaaatttctttatataaatttaagttataaaaattatattataagcataaaTTTGTACGAGtgttttgaataattataattaaaattttttaaagttatatcataaatattaaaaaagcaatttatgtatattttataaaattataacaaaaaattatactaattaaatcataaaaatttttaCAGTTCTATTAAAAAGCATATTATAAAAGTAATTTGcgtgttataaaaatattataaaaatattataatatactcATATAAAAAGTTATGACAAAAAGTATGGAAATAACTTATTTATATATCCATGttatatatcatataaaataatatatttatttatttaaaaaatgataaatttttttatcatatcgTAGGATACAATGCCATTTGAGAGAATGGAGTCAGAAACAAACACTAGAGATGGCTCATGAATTCTTTTGTAATACCCTCTACCCGTATTcgttgccgaaatagggtacgaggcattaccggagtttacgaattatttttttttactcaatatagcccctttatagatatctaaccttccctacaaTATTAAACCGAgaacaatccacatcaaccaatccaattcaacatattttcaagatagattcgtgtatttttataagataaccccatcacataccaaaactaaGATTTGTTAGCGATACCAATGGCTaaccttacattcatttcacattaacatttactttattagtttatacatgccattgatttccaaaataaagtttctaaaTATACCGAAATCTtaaagttgatagtgtgatgtatcTCTGACCAAATTCGACCTCCAAGcttttaacactacaaaacaaggaaaaaggaaatagggtaagcactttctgcttagtaagctcatgtaacaagaattatacttacctaatattttcaatataatgcaataaacattcaaatatccattcaatgcattattaccctaatatgtgCAAACTCAACATttaagttagtacaataatttccatgtatcaataatatatacatgattgatgagttcatcaatactatgattttcattcccttgttatttttccatatttatcccgttgaatttctcggaatttcgatggattttcagaggtacacttttagtgtacatttttaggtccgtcaattcatattcatgtgcacacattttcatttcagagagcacgCTCCCGCAAACCTCattcttacagtgggattaccagtccaggctaaatcccctgtaatataaactcatagagtattgtcgggattaccagtccagactaaatcccctgcaatgacaattactctaatgagtttggatctgaattaccagtccaggctaaattcagaccctaattcagattacccgtcctggctaaatccattttacacatattcttcaggagggctatatcaagataggatcacccgtccgggctagatcctttttaccgtcaattccttttcagagatccatcgaattttcctttcattcaaccgggatttcttccccttttatcaaatatattaatgtttcatcaattttcatacaatgaacattcaaatcatattcacaccaataacatacatttcaagcatttaaaaatataattcaagttacacgaacttacctcgatacttgtttgtaaacaaaaatctactaagcctgaatttttttctttcctcgatctagcttcgaatttgaatcttctggatctaaataaataaatttaattatcaatttaatacatttcatgttcatatgcaacattctctataattccactattatttatagttcattcaaagctgtctacttgagtcatagtcactaaattatttttatcttgagttacagaactccaaattaggatcttctaattttccttgaaaatagactcacatatcttcttaccataaaattttaagaatttttagtttaaccaataagtacattttattttttaaattcaccctcattctgttgtctgacagttctgaccctttttcactaaaaactaattatctcTTCATATAGTATTCGGATGATATTTCCGtttgttttatttgaaaatagactcattcaggattctaaaaatataaatttaagccattaattatttttatttaattttttattatttttcaaagtcagaacaggggaacccagattcattctgaccttatctcacaaaatttattatatctcatgatttacaattccattacttacatcgtttcttctatgagaaactagactcaataagctttaatttcattttttttcatcttctaattagatttatacaatttatggtgagttttcaaagttagcctactgctactGCGCAAAACTgttgcaagctgtttattaccatttttcccctaggcttttaataaatgataatttcgtccctactcaattagcctctcaattgagctgatttttctcaattaacactttattctgacactttaaactactttacaacctttggaaatcataatttcagcactagactttaattccaaacattttcacaattaggtcctaaaattcaatttctattgaaattacctaataaaatcatctcataaacaaattaaagcttcaatttcattctatttcatcataaaattacagaattcaaccatggtgactttaaatttcatccatgaaataaaaaactaatgaatttaatagtatgacctagttgtaaaagtcttagaaacacaaaactTACAAGAAATAggtaaggattaactcacttggtgcaaaaattatgaaataccagcttaaagaacctcttctatggcgttttggctgatgagaatgaagaaaaatgaagagaaatctatatatttcctatttagtcctatctttatttatttaattatgcaatatttcaattttgcccttaaatcatcaattttcctgctgatttcatgcccttgctgTCCAGCCTAAagaaattttgggtctaattgccttttaaatcctttctcattagacatttaagctatttaatcattttagcaacttttaaacttttccaatttagtcctttttatttaattgactacccaaacattaaaattttctaacaaattttaataccacatcactaacatttcataaatatttataaaaatattttcaactcggttttatgagattgagatctcgataccttgtttttacacaatttcttcaataatttctttttttctaactaaccactaaatcggtaaaattttctatcgatattttcatacgattttcctattatattaatattcatgcaataattttttaaaataatttctctttaaatcggatttgtggttacaaaaccactattctaataaCTTTGAATTTATTACATctttaatttaagaaatttatatgttaaaagaGGGAATAGCGTAATATATGGAATGCGAGAACAATTggataaaattgcatatgatgtttatttttttcGTTATTTTTATTAGTTAGGGCTAAGCaaaaaaaactaattgaaaaCCAACCAAACCCGAACTATTTAGATGATGTTTGGAATGTAAGTTCAAAAATCATGGTTACACGAAACTGAACCAAATTCTATTTTGTatttaatacttaattaatttgaacttttttataatataaaaataaatattttatatttaaaatagtgaaaataatttaaaagtta
This window of the Gossypium hirsutum isolate 1008001.06 chromosome A09, Gossypium_hirsutum_v2.1, whole genome shotgun sequence genome carries:
- the LOC107889900 gene encoding alkane hydroxylase MAH1-like, producing MGLMPIIDHAAKHGLVINLEDIFRSFTFDSTCLLVTGYDPSCLSLELPQVLFSKAMNDFGQAILYRHVRPRSFTKLQKWLNVGQEGKYKKAWKVLDDILAEYICQKRKEANKLIQELVSVDDVDLLTSYITEKESTGLKCDDKFLRDNALNMITATTDTTSTALTWFAWLVSKHPIVENKIIEELESKIPIGETKRRRLFNVDEVKNLVYLHGALCEALRLYPPAPLNHKEPVKPDMLPSGHPVHPKTKVLFSVYSMGRMKSIWREDCYEFKPERWINERGEIKHEPSYKFLSFGAGPRICLGKETSFIQIKAVASTLIYNYRIHVVEETPVVPAVSIVLHTEYGLMTRISKRWE